A DNA window from Christiangramia salexigens contains the following coding sequences:
- a CDS encoding M16 family metallopeptidase has product MLKIKLSFFALLLNIIFGFSQSQSKSLSIDFETFELENGLKVIFHQDHSDPVVAVALTAHVGSAREKEGRTGFAHLFEHLLFLESENLGKGGLDKLSARIGGSGANGSTSRDRTNYFQTVPKDALEKMIWAEADKLGFFINTVTEPVLAKEKQVVKNEKRQAVDNRPYGHTMFVIDRNLYPQNHPYNWQVIGSLEDLQNATLKDVKEFYKKWYVPNNVILTIAGDFDKEQAREWVHKYFDEIERGPKVTELKKQPVTLTETQKLYHEDNFAKLPELTLTWPSVYSYHKDSYPLDILTKYLSEGKNAPLYKLLVEEKKLTGEVEMFNYTSELAGQLMLQVRAYEGIKLDSVKLAIDRSFKEFEKNGIPEKDLKRIKAGLETDFYNSISSVLGKGFQLAQYEIYTKDPNQINKQVEQLLAVTTQDVKRVYNDYIKERHYIATSFVPKTKAELALSNSKKAEVIEEAIVEGAEEKFDASGKSAYKKTPSSFDRSIEPPYHGKPELSLPEIWDANMPSGMKVMGITNKEVPLVRFSLDIKGGQLLEKTSKAGVANLLAGLLEKGTAKKTPAQLEEAIELLGANINVRAQDEKISISGNTLAKNYKETMDLVKEMILEPRWDEKEFELLKQQTLSELQQQSGDPNRIAQNEFRKLIYGSNNILAYNILGTTESVKNLSLEDLKVYYNENLSPMLSTYLIVGEINKEEAVNSIKAISANWPPKSVDFPKIPKVELPKKSRVYFYDVPGAKQSVLAFGAPALTATSDDFYPAEVMNYRLGGGGFASRLTQELREGKGYTYGIRSRFTDRSYIGPFMISSGVRTNITFEAAKLIRDITANYPTSFTAEDLEVTKSYMLKSNARKFETLQAKLNMLQEISDYGYKYDYIKKREEQVEELSLLDIQDLAEKYVNPDRMYYLIVGDAKTQLKKLEDLGYGKPILLNEDN; this is encoded by the coding sequence ATGCTTAAAATCAAATTATCTTTTTTCGCTCTTCTTCTGAATATAATATTCGGATTTTCACAATCGCAGAGCAAAAGTCTTTCCATAGATTTTGAAACCTTTGAGCTTGAGAACGGTCTCAAAGTCATATTTCATCAGGATCACTCAGATCCTGTTGTAGCCGTTGCCCTTACTGCACACGTTGGCTCTGCCAGAGAAAAAGAAGGCAGAACCGGTTTCGCTCATTTGTTCGAACACCTCTTATTTCTCGAGTCGGAAAACCTGGGAAAGGGAGGCCTGGACAAGCTAAGTGCACGAATAGGTGGTTCCGGCGCTAATGGTTCCACGAGCAGAGACCGGACGAATTATTTCCAGACCGTCCCCAAAGATGCACTGGAAAAAATGATCTGGGCAGAGGCAGATAAACTCGGTTTTTTCATAAATACGGTAACCGAGCCCGTACTTGCTAAAGAAAAGCAGGTTGTAAAAAATGAAAAGCGGCAGGCAGTAGATAATCGTCCATATGGGCACACGATGTTTGTAATAGACCGAAACCTATACCCTCAAAACCATCCCTATAACTGGCAAGTCATTGGAAGTCTGGAAGACCTTCAAAATGCAACTTTAAAAGACGTAAAGGAGTTTTATAAAAAATGGTATGTACCGAATAATGTGATCCTTACTATTGCCGGAGATTTTGACAAGGAACAGGCTCGGGAATGGGTACACAAATATTTTGATGAAATAGAACGCGGTCCTAAGGTCACAGAATTAAAAAAACAACCTGTAACTCTAACAGAAACGCAAAAGCTCTATCACGAAGATAATTTCGCCAAACTTCCTGAATTAACCTTAACCTGGCCTTCGGTTTACTCCTATCATAAAGATTCTTACCCACTGGATATTTTAACCAAATATCTGTCTGAAGGAAAAAATGCTCCTTTGTACAAACTGCTTGTAGAAGAAAAAAAACTAACAGGGGAGGTTGAAATGTTCAATTACACATCGGAATTGGCAGGACAATTAATGTTGCAGGTAAGAGCCTATGAGGGAATAAAACTGGATTCAGTAAAGCTTGCTATAGACAGATCATTTAAGGAATTCGAAAAGAACGGAATCCCCGAAAAGGATTTAAAGAGAATAAAAGCAGGTTTGGAAACCGATTTTTATAATTCGATTTCCAGTGTTCTTGGAAAAGGTTTTCAGCTGGCGCAATATGAGATTTATACCAAGGATCCTAACCAAATAAACAAACAGGTTGAACAACTTCTTGCGGTGACCACTCAGGATGTAAAACGCGTATATAACGATTACATTAAAGAAAGACATTATATAGCTACCAGTTTTGTACCTAAAACCAAAGCAGAATTAGCCCTTAGCAATTCAAAGAAAGCTGAAGTAATTGAAGAAGCCATAGTTGAAGGCGCAGAAGAAAAATTCGATGCCAGCGGGAAATCGGCGTATAAGAAGACTCCATCTAGCTTTGACAGAAGTATTGAACCACCCTATCACGGCAAACCTGAACTTAGCCTTCCCGAAATATGGGATGCTAATATGCCATCCGGAATGAAAGTAATGGGAATTACCAATAAAGAGGTGCCTCTTGTTCGCTTTAGTTTGGACATAAAGGGCGGACAGTTATTGGAAAAAACTTCAAAAGCAGGAGTTGCTAATTTACTGGCTGGTCTACTTGAAAAGGGAACGGCTAAAAAAACGCCTGCGCAGCTTGAAGAAGCTATAGAATTACTTGGAGCCAATATTAATGTGCGTGCTCAAGATGAAAAGATCAGTATTAGCGGGAATACCCTGGCCAAGAATTATAAAGAAACCATGGATCTTGTGAAGGAAATGATCCTTGAACCAAGATGGGATGAAAAAGAATTCGAGCTCCTTAAACAGCAAACTTTAAGCGAACTACAACAGCAATCTGGAGATCCTAACAGAATTGCACAGAATGAATTCAGGAAGCTTATTTATGGAAGTAATAATATTCTTGCCTATAACATTCTAGGGACCACTGAAAGCGTTAAAAACCTAAGCCTTGAAGATCTCAAGGTATACTACAACGAAAATTTGTCTCCTATGCTAAGCACTTATCTGATAGTTGGTGAGATAAATAAGGAGGAGGCCGTGAATTCTATAAAGGCCATTTCGGCTAACTGGCCTCCAAAAAGCGTTGATTTCCCAAAGATCCCGAAGGTTGAATTACCAAAAAAATCCAGAGTATATTTTTATGATGTTCCCGGAGCCAAACAATCGGTTCTTGCTTTCGGTGCACCAGCATTAACTGCTACGAGCGATGATTTTTATCCGGCTGAAGTCATGAATTACCGACTTGGCGGGGGTGGCTTTGCTTCACGATTAACTCAGGAATTAAGAGAAGGAAAAGGTTATACTTACGGAATTAGATCAAGATTCACAGATCGGTCTTATATTGGTCCGTTTATGATAAGCAGTGGAGTTAGAACAAATATTACATTCGAAGCCGCTAAGCTTATAAGAGATATAACAGCAAATTATCCAACAAGCTTTACCGCAGAGGATCTTGAGGTCACTAAAAGTTATATGCTAAAAAGCAATGCACGGAAATTCGAGACTCTTCAGGCTAAATTGAATATGCTACAGGAAATTAGCGATTATGGATATAAGTATGACTATATCAAAAAACGCGAAGAGCAGGTAGAAGAATTAAGCCTTCTGGACATTCAGGATCTTGCAGAAAAATATGTAAATCCGGATAGAATGTATTATTTGATCGTAGGTGATGCCAAAACTCAATTGAAGAAATTGGAAGATCTGGGTTATGGAAAACCGATACTATTAAATGAAGACAACTAA
- the rimO gene encoding 30S ribosomal protein S12 methylthiotransferase RimO, which yields MRTKSLKKNRINVVTLGCSKNVYDSEVLMGQLKANEKDVVHEGEGNIVVINTCGFIDNAKEQSVNTILEFVEKKEQGDVDKVFVTGCLSERYKPDLQKEIPNVDQYFGTTELPGLLKALEADYKHELIGERLTTTPKNYAYLKIAEGCDRPCSFCAIPLMRGGHKSTPIEHLVEEARKLAANGVKELILIAQDLTYYGLDLYKKRNLAELLENLVKVEGIEWIRLHYAFPTGFPMDVLEVMKREPKICNYLDIPLQHISDDLLKSMRRGTTHEKTTNLLKEFRKTVPEMAIRTTLIVGYPGETEEHFQELKEWVKEMRFERLGCFTYSHEENTHAYNLEDDVPQEVKQDRANEIMEIQSQISWELNQAKIGETFKVVIDRKEGNYFIGRTEFDSPDVDNEVLIDATSVYLKTGDYYDVKINDAADFDLYGEALNVTAEKPKRKEIKVKTM from the coding sequence ATGAGGACGAAGTCATTAAAGAAGAACAGGATTAATGTGGTAACCCTTGGTTGCAGTAAAAATGTCTACGACAGTGAGGTGTTGATGGGGCAACTGAAGGCTAACGAAAAAGATGTGGTCCATGAAGGAGAGGGAAATATCGTTGTTATCAACACCTGTGGTTTTATTGATAATGCAAAAGAACAGTCGGTTAATACAATACTCGAGTTTGTAGAGAAAAAGGAGCAGGGAGATGTAGATAAGGTATTTGTTACCGGATGTTTAAGCGAAAGATATAAGCCGGATCTTCAAAAAGAGATCCCCAACGTTGATCAGTATTTTGGAACAACCGAATTACCCGGACTTCTAAAGGCACTGGAAGCCGATTATAAGCATGAACTTATAGGGGAAAGACTTACAACCACTCCAAAAAATTATGCTTACCTGAAGATCGCAGAGGGTTGCGACCGGCCTTGTTCATTTTGCGCGATACCTCTAATGAGGGGTGGACACAAATCAACTCCTATAGAGCATCTGGTGGAGGAAGCCAGGAAGCTTGCTGCTAATGGGGTAAAGGAGCTTATTCTAATTGCTCAGGATCTTACTTATTATGGTCTGGATCTTTATAAAAAACGAAATCTGGCAGAGTTACTTGAAAACCTGGTAAAGGTGGAAGGTATCGAATGGATAAGACTGCATTATGCATTTCCAACCGGATTCCCAATGGATGTTTTGGAGGTGATGAAACGTGAACCAAAGATCTGTAACTATCTGGATATCCCGCTTCAACATATTTCTGATGACCTTCTGAAGTCCATGAGGCGTGGAACTACACATGAAAAGACCACTAATCTATTAAAGGAATTCAGGAAAACAGTGCCTGAAATGGCAATAAGAACGACCCTAATCGTAGGTTATCCGGGGGAAACAGAAGAGCATTTCCAGGAACTTAAAGAATGGGTGAAAGAAATGCGTTTTGAAAGATTAGGTTGTTTTACCTATTCACATGAAGAAAATACACATGCCTATAATCTTGAGGATGATGTACCTCAGGAAGTAAAGCAGGATCGCGCTAATGAGATCATGGAAATTCAATCACAGATTTCATGGGAACTTAACCAGGCGAAAATAGGTGAGACTTTTAAAGTTGTAATAGACCGCAAAGAAGGTAATTACTTTATTGGTAGAACCGAATTTGATTCACCGGATGTTGATAATGAGGTGTTGATAGACGCGACTTCGGTTTACCTTAAAACCGGCGATTATTATGATGTAAAAATAAACGATGCAGCCGATTTTGATCTATATGGTGAAGCATTAAATGTCACTGCTGAAAAGCCTAAGAGGAAAGAAATTAAAGTAAAGACCATGTAG
- a CDS encoding amidase family protein, whose amino-acid sequence MRKTALLLLTGIMFIGCKSDQKSEQELTEIQADSTDTVQELDFKLVDSRYIDNDSLWAPFEADLAEFSSEVYEEVKALVFEKSIPQIQESVAKGDLSYEDLALFYLTRIMEYDRNNDLSLNSVISLNPDLLKGAQAKDKAGRKPGQHPIFGIPVLLKDNINTGAMPTTAGAEALKNNNTQDAFIVERLKANGALILGKANLSEWAYFFCEDCPSGYSAIGGQTLNPYGRKILDTGGSSSGSGVAVAANFAPVAVGSETSGSILSPSSQNSIVGLKPTIGLLSRGGIVPISSTLDTPGPMTKNVIDNAILLSAMTGLDKSDPASKAAGKKSADYFKELTNTDLTGKRFGAIKALMEDTLYVRALNDLRNAGATIVEFEAEDIKLSDFLRLLNLDMKKDLPEYFKNYGGNVAFKNVKDIVDYNLKDSVNRAPYGQELFLGIIRDSAGAEEFAGIKKTLKENGTRFFEKPMKEYNLDAVLSINNYHAGFAAVAKYPAITVPMGYAKENNKPMGLTFISKPFSEQNLLNWAFAFEQTTNRRKTPVDYNE is encoded by the coding sequence ATGAGAAAAACAGCCTTACTTCTATTAACCGGAATAATGTTTATCGGTTGCAAATCTGATCAAAAAAGTGAACAGGAATTAACCGAAATTCAGGCTGATTCAACAGATACAGTTCAGGAGCTTGACTTTAAGCTGGTAGATTCCAGGTATATTGATAATGATAGTCTATGGGCTCCTTTTGAGGCAGATCTTGCTGAATTCAGCTCTGAAGTCTATGAAGAAGTAAAGGCACTCGTCTTTGAAAAATCGATTCCTCAAATTCAGGAATCTGTGGCTAAAGGTGATTTAAGCTACGAAGATTTAGCACTTTTTTACCTTACCAGAATTATGGAATATGATCGCAATAATGATCTGTCTCTCAATTCTGTGATCTCACTTAATCCCGATCTCCTTAAGGGAGCCCAGGCAAAAGACAAAGCTGGAAGAAAGCCGGGGCAGCATCCCATTTTTGGTATTCCGGTCCTGTTAAAAGATAATATCAATACCGGTGCCATGCCTACAACTGCGGGTGCCGAAGCTCTTAAGAACAATAATACCCAGGACGCATTTATAGTTGAACGATTAAAGGCTAATGGCGCTCTTATTTTAGGTAAGGCCAATCTAAGTGAATGGGCATACTTCTTTTGTGAAGACTGTCCAAGCGGCTACTCGGCTATTGGAGGGCAAACCTTAAATCCCTATGGTAGAAAAATTCTGGATACAGGTGGCTCAAGTTCGGGAAGCGGCGTTGCCGTAGCTGCCAATTTTGCACCCGTTGCTGTGGGATCTGAAACTTCAGGATCTATTTTATCACCTTCAAGTCAAAACTCTATTGTTGGCTTAAAACCTACCATTGGACTGTTAAGCAGAGGTGGAATAGTGCCTATTTCAAGCACATTGGATACTCCAGGGCCAATGACAAAGAATGTGATAGATAATGCCATTCTGCTATCGGCTATGACCGGATTAGATAAAAGCGATCCGGCATCTAAAGCAGCAGGTAAGAAGTCTGCAGATTATTTCAAGGAACTTACCAATACAGATCTCACCGGTAAACGTTTTGGAGCCATAAAGGCTTTAATGGAAGATACTTTGTATGTGAGGGCTCTGAATGATCTGAGAAATGCAGGAGCTACTATCGTGGAATTCGAAGCAGAGGATATCAAACTATCCGATTTTTTGAGACTTCTAAACCTGGATATGAAAAAGGATCTTCCGGAATACTTTAAGAATTACGGAGGGAATGTTGCTTTTAAAAATGTGAAGGATATTGTAGACTATAATCTTAAAGACTCGGTTAACCGCGCACCTTATGGACAGGAATTATTCTTGGGGATAATCCGTGATTCTGCGGGAGCAGAAGAATTTGCGGGTATAAAGAAAACATTAAAAGAAAACGGTACGAGATTTTTTGAAAAGCCTATGAAGGAATATAACCTGGATGCGGTACTTTCAATTAATAATTATCATGCCGGTTTTGCAGCAGTAGCTAAATATCCTGCCATTACGGTACCAATGGGGTATGCTAAAGAAAATAATAAACCGATGGGGCTTACCTTTATCAGCAAGCCATTTTCTGAGCAAAATCTGCTAAATTGGGCCTTTGCTTTTGAACAAACGACAAACCGAAGAAAAACTCCTGTAGATTATAATGAGTAA
- the ftsY gene encoding signal recognition particle-docking protein FtsY, with protein sequence MSLFKKIFSKEKKENLDKGLEKTKSSFFDKMSKAVAGKSKVDDEVLDDLEDVLVSSDVGVATTIKIINRIEDRVARDKYLGTDELNKILREEIAGLLSETNTGEDSEIGIPSGKKPYVIMVVGVNGVGKTTTIGKLAHQFKSAGKKVVLGAADTFRAAAIDQLQIWAERTDVPIIKQKMGSDPASVAFDTVQSAVKMDADVVLIDTAGRLHNKVNLMKELSKVKRVMQKTIPDAPHEVLLVLDGSTGQNAFEQAKQFTAATEVTSLAVTKLDGTAKGGVVIGISDQFKIPVKYIGVGEGVEDLQVFNKYEFVDSFFK encoded by the coding sequence ATGAGTTTATTTAAGAAGATATTTTCAAAGGAAAAAAAGGAAAACCTTGATAAGGGACTGGAAAAGACCAAGAGCAGTTTCTTTGATAAAATGAGCAAGGCGGTTGCCGGTAAGTCCAAGGTAGATGATGAAGTTCTGGATGACCTTGAAGATGTACTGGTAAGCAGTGATGTGGGGGTTGCTACCACTATTAAAATTATAAACCGAATTGAAGACAGGGTCGCCAGAGATAAATATCTGGGTACCGATGAGCTGAATAAGATCCTTCGTGAAGAGATCGCTGGTTTGCTTTCAGAAACCAATACGGGAGAAGATTCTGAGATTGGTATTCCATCTGGTAAAAAACCTTATGTGATCATGGTAGTTGGTGTAAATGGAGTAGGAAAGACCACGACCATTGGAAAGCTGGCACATCAATTTAAGAGTGCGGGTAAAAAAGTTGTGCTCGGAGCAGCTGATACTTTCAGAGCTGCTGCGATAGATCAATTACAGATCTGGGCAGAACGAACCGATGTCCCGATCATCAAACAAAAAATGGGAAGTGATCCTGCATCTGTCGCCTTTGATACTGTTCAAAGTGCGGTAAAAATGGATGCCGATGTTGTACTTATAGATACAGCAGGACGTTTGCATAATAAGGTGAACCTGATGAAAGAATTATCTAAAGTGAAGCGTGTGATGCAAAAGACCATTCCCGATGCCCCTCATGAAGTTCTTTTAGTCCTCGATGGGTCAACGGGTCAGAATGCATTTGAACAGGCCAAGCAATTCACCGCAGCAACAGAAGTTACTTCACTTGCGGTAACCAAACTTGATGGAACGGCAAAAGGAGGTGTGGTAATAGGTATTAGTGACCAGTTTAAAATTCCTGTAAAATATATAGGGGTAGGTGAAGGCGTAGAAGATCTGCAGGTTTTTAATAAATATGAATTTGTAGACTCCTTTTTTAAATAA
- a CDS encoding DUF4295 domain-containing protein — protein MAKKSVASIQTGSKRLTKAIKMVKSEKTGAYTFVEQIMAPEEVNDFLKK, from the coding sequence ATGGCAAAGAAATCAGTAGCATCTATTCAAACAGGATCGAAAAGATTAACCAAAGCGATAAAAATGGTTAAATCTGAGAAAACCGGTGCCTACACATTTGTAGAACAAATCATGGCTCCGGAAGAAGTAAACGACTTTTTGAAAAAGTAA
- the rpmG gene encoding 50S ribosomal protein L33, with translation MAKKGNRVQVILECTEHKTSGQPGTSRYITTKNKKNTPDRIELKKFNPILKKMTVHKEIK, from the coding sequence ATGGCAAAGAAAGGTAACAGAGTTCAGGTAATTCTAGAGTGTACAGAGCATAAGACATCTGGTCAACCAGGTACTTCGAGATATATCACTACAAAAAATAAGAAGAATACACCGGATAGAATAGAGTTGAAAAAATTCAATCCTATTCTTAAGAAAATGACGGTTCATAAAGAAATAAAATAA
- the rpmB gene encoding 50S ribosomal protein L28: MSRVCELTGKRAMVGNNVSHAMNKTKRKFNANLVKKRFFLPEEDRWVTLKVCTSALKDINKKGISAVIKEAKAKGFLQK; encoded by the coding sequence ATGTCAAGAGTTTGTGAACTTACCGGGAAAAGAGCAATGGTTGGGAATAATGTTTCTCACGCCATGAATAAGACTAAGCGTAAATTTAACGCCAATTTAGTTAAAAAGCGTTTCTTTCTTCCTGAAGAAGATAGATGGGTAACACTTAAAGTGTGTACATCTGCATTAAAAGATATTAATAAAAAAGGCATTTCTGCCGTAATTAAGGAAGCTAAAGCAAAAGGATTTCTTCAGAAATAA
- a CDS encoding competence/damage-inducible protein A, producing MKAEIITIGDEILIGQIVDTNSAFIAKELNKIGVSVHQITSIQDERDHILASLQDASERADIIIITGGLGPTKDDITKKCLCEFFDDNLVRNEEVLKHIERLFEKYIETPISDLNRDQALMPSKARALHNEYGTAPGMWFDHEGKAFISMPGVPYEMKALMEREVIPGIIQNFSRPVILHKTVITYGLGESALSEKIEDWEDDLPSHIKLAYLPNLGKVRLRLSAKGVDEVVLRDEIDRQVAVLNEIIGDIIYGYEEEDEIEVIIGKMLADNKWTLSTAESCSGGRLASNFTREPGSSAFFNGSLVCYATESKIKLLEVPEDLIREKSVVSAEVAEAMASGARKKFNTDFAISTTGNAGPDKGDSQEDVGTVFIGIATPSKVFSRKFMFGNHREKVVGKTVNKAMEMLQDAILKHKDDN from the coding sequence ATGAAAGCCGAAATAATCACAATTGGCGATGAGATCCTCATTGGTCAGATTGTAGATACCAATTCAGCATTTATTGCAAAAGAACTTAATAAGATTGGTGTAAGCGTACATCAGATCACATCCATTCAGGATGAGCGCGATCATATCCTCGCATCACTTCAGGATGCCTCAGAAAGGGCAGATATTATTATAATCACCGGAGGTCTGGGCCCAACAAAAGATGATATTACCAAGAAATGTCTTTGTGAGTTTTTTGATGATAATTTGGTCAGAAATGAGGAGGTTTTAAAGCATATAGAAAGGCTTTTTGAAAAATATATAGAAACGCCAATTTCAGATCTTAACAGGGATCAGGCATTAATGCCTTCCAAAGCCAGAGCACTGCACAACGAGTATGGTACAGCTCCTGGGATGTGGTTTGACCATGAGGGGAAAGCTTTTATTTCGATGCCTGGGGTGCCTTATGAAATGAAGGCCCTTATGGAGCGAGAAGTGATCCCGGGAATCATTCAGAACTTTTCAAGACCGGTAATTTTACACAAAACGGTGATAACCTATGGTTTAGGAGAAAGTGCCCTTTCCGAAAAAATAGAAGACTGGGAAGATGATCTTCCCTCTCACATAAAACTTGCGTATTTACCCAATCTGGGTAAAGTAAGATTGCGGTTATCTGCAAAAGGTGTGGACGAGGTTGTACTTCGTGACGAAATAGATAGGCAGGTTGCTGTTTTAAATGAGATCATAGGGGATATTATTTATGGATATGAAGAGGAGGATGAAATAGAGGTGATCATAGGGAAAATGCTTGCCGATAATAAGTGGACTTTATCTACTGCCGAAAGTTGCAGTGGAGGTAGACTGGCTTCTAATTTTACGAGAGAACCCGGGTCTTCTGCTTTCTTTAACGGAAGTCTGGTTTGCTATGCAACCGAATCCAAGATCAAATTACTTGAGGTGCCGGAAGATCTGATCAGAGAGAAATCTGTGGTTAGTGCAGAAGTTGCCGAAGCAATGGCAAGCGGTGCGCGGAAAAAATTTAATACGGATTTTGCAATCTCTACCACTGGAAATGCAGGGCCCGATAAAGGGGATAGTCAGGAAGATGTTGGTACCGTATTTATAGGGATTGCCACGCCTTCTAAGGTGTTTTCAAGGAAATTTATGTTTGGGAACCATAGAGAGAAAGTGGTGGGGAAAACGGTGAATAAAGCCATGGAAATGCTTCAGGATGCCATTTTGAAGCATAAAGATGATAACTGA
- a CDS encoding Hpt domain-containing protein — protein sequence MSDYNLDEVKEMAGDDEEFMLTVVETFLEEIPPDVEAMQEAIDNDNPTLAYQYAHKMKPNLQLFGLELMDQIKVIEAWSKQGKRSDEVPEAAGKISKKVNEAAIALKKDFNLE from the coding sequence ATGAGCGATTATAATCTCGACGAAGTCAAAGAAATGGCAGGGGACGATGAGGAATTCATGTTAACTGTGGTTGAAACGTTTCTTGAAGAAATCCCACCAGATGTGGAAGCAATGCAGGAAGCAATAGATAATGATAATCCAACTCTGGCTTACCAGTATGCTCATAAAATGAAACCTAACCTACAACTGTTTGGGCTGGAATTAATGGATCAGATCAAGGTTATCGAGGCCTGGTCTAAACAAGGCAAAAGGTCAGACGAAGTGCCGGAAGCGGCAGGTAAAATATCCAAAAAGGTAAATGAGGCTGCTATAGCCTTAAAAAAGGACTTCAATTTAGAATGA
- a CDS encoding fumarylacetoacetate hydrolase family protein yields MKIICIGRNYTEHIAELENEKPEEPVIFQKPDTAVLLKKQPFFIPDFSDDVHYEVEVLVKINKIGKHIQEKFAHKYYDQIGLGIDFTARDLQQKLKEKGLPWEKAKGFDGAAVIGNKWLNKKDLGDLDNLNFRLEKNEKSVQESNTSHMLWKINELIAYISTYFTLKIGDVIFTGTPAGVGKVSPEDQLTGFLEDTKMFSIKVK; encoded by the coding sequence ATGAAGATCATTTGTATAGGTAGAAATTATACAGAACATATTGCAGAACTGGAAAATGAGAAACCCGAAGAACCGGTTATCTTTCAAAAACCGGATACGGCTGTTCTTCTTAAGAAACAACCATTTTTTATTCCTGATTTCTCGGATGATGTTCATTATGAAGTTGAAGTTTTGGTGAAGATCAATAAGATCGGTAAACATATTCAGGAGAAATTTGCTCATAAATACTATGATCAGATCGGTCTCGGGATAGATTTTACGGCAAGAGACCTTCAGCAGAAGTTAAAGGAAAAAGGTCTTCCCTGGGAAAAAGCAAAAGGCTTTGATGGGGCTGCCGTTATTGGCAATAAATGGTTAAATAAAAAAGATCTGGGTGATCTAGATAATCTTAATTTCCGACTGGAAAAGAATGAAAAATCGGTTCAGGAAAGCAATACCTCCCATATGCTTTGGAAAATTAACGAATTAATTGCCTATATTTCGACGTATTTCACCCTTAAAATTGGGGATGTGATATTTACAGGTACTCCGGCTGGAGTAGGTAAGGTTAGTCCTGAAGATCAGCTTACGGGCTTTTTGGAGGATACTAAAATGTTTTCTATTAAAGTAAAATAA
- a CDS encoding 3'-5' exonuclease has protein sequence MELKLTRPICFFDLETTGTNISKDRIVEIAVLKVFPNGNKESHTWLVNPERDIPAEVVAIHGISNEKVANEPTFNELAPKVHELIKGCDLAGYNSNRFDIPLLVEELLRAGIDFEMKNVVAVDVQTIFHKKEQRTLSAAYQFYCGKDLEDAHSAEADTEATYEVLKSQLDKYEDLENDVKWLSNYSSRKKFADFAGFISYDKKGKEVFSFGKYRGKHVEQVLEDEPGYFGWVQNADFPLYTKRVLTAIKLRKLNNKLS, from the coding sequence ATGGAGCTTAAGCTAACCAGGCCAATATGTTTTTTTGATCTTGAAACTACGGGCACTAATATATCTAAGGACAGGATAGTAGAGATCGCAGTTTTGAAAGTATTCCCAAATGGAAATAAAGAAAGTCACACCTGGCTTGTAAATCCCGAGCGGGATATCCCTGCAGAGGTGGTCGCGATACATGGAATTTCAAATGAAAAAGTGGCTAATGAGCCTACCTTCAACGAACTCGCTCCAAAAGTGCATGAACTTATAAAGGGTTGTGATCTTGCCGGATACAATTCTAACAGATTTGATATCCCCTTGCTAGTAGAAGAACTCTTACGAGCTGGGATCGATTTTGAAATGAAGAATGTGGTCGCTGTAGACGTACAGACCATATTCCATAAGAAGGAGCAAAGAACACTTTCTGCCGCCTATCAGTTCTACTGCGGAAAAGATCTTGAAGATGCTCATAGTGCAGAGGCCGATACCGAAGCTACCTACGAGGTATTAAAGTCTCAATTGGATAAATATGAAGATCTGGAGAATGATGTGAAATGGTTGTCTAATTATAGTTCCAGGAAAAAATTTGCAGATTTTGCCGGATTTATCTCATATGATAAAAAAGGTAAGGAAGTATTTAGTTTTGGGAAGTATAGAGGGAAGCACGTGGAACAGGTGTTAGAAGATGAGCCGGGTTATTTTGGTTGGGTTCAAAATGCAGATTTTCCATTATATACCAAGAGAGTTCTAACCGCTATCAAGTTAAGAAAGCTCAATAATAAATTGTCCTGA